One genomic region from Conexibacter woesei Iso977N encodes:
- the gyrA gene encoding DNA gyrase subunit A: MATDVIGGGNIEPRALEDEMRTAYLDYAMSVIVGRALPDVRDGLKPVHRRVLFSMNESGLGPTRPYVKCARIVGDVMGKYHPHGDSAIYDTLVRLAQDFSMRHPLADGQGNFGSVDDDPAAAMRYTEARLTRLAMEMLRDIDMDTVDFVPNYDGQNQEPVVLPSRYPNLLVNGGTGIAVGMATNIPPHNLREVIDATIAFIDEGMAGWDDVEVATALMKHIKGPDFPTGGIIMGSAGIRDAYETGRGKVRVRAKAHIEEIHQGKEAIIVTELPYAVKKGGDTGLITKIAELVREKKIPEISDLRDETDRRGMRLVIELKRAVNPKVVLNKLYKHTPMQSTFGVNTVALVDGVPKTLSLKGLLSAYVAHQREVVVRRAKFELAQKEARAHVLEGLLIALDNLDAVIEVIRRSPNRETAREELVATFSLSQIQASAILDLRLSQLTALESDAIKQEHADVMERITELRTLLGDEANVLALIKEEMLDIAERFQDERRTTIAPSEDELDIEDLIADQQMVITITKSGYIKRVPLATYRQQRRGGVGINAMDLKDGDYIEHLFVSSTHDFLLFFTNRGKVYRSKVYELPEGQRTAKGRALVNILPLRENERVQSVLSTRDFSESPFLVFATKKGVIKKTKFQAYNTPIKADGIIAIKIRDDDELIAVRRVDEGDEIMMISKVGMAVRFEESDARDMGRDTGGVRGMNVGDDGEVIAMDVARDDMELLVVTEAGFGKRTKIDQYRKTARGTKGVITIKLTEAKGGLAGALVVRPHQELVFISQNGLIQRTGVKGISQQGRSATGVRVMSPREDDRVSAIALIVESEDESGTPTLDVEGAEVGVEPVAGDADVAEVADDLAEEADGESESAE; this comes from the coding sequence ATGGCCACTGACGTCATCGGCGGCGGCAACATCGAGCCGCGCGCCCTCGAAGACGAGATGCGGACCGCGTACCTGGATTACGCGATGTCCGTCATCGTCGGGCGCGCGCTGCCCGATGTCCGTGATGGCCTGAAGCCCGTCCACCGACGCGTGCTGTTCTCGATGAACGAGAGCGGCCTCGGCCCGACGCGCCCGTACGTCAAGTGCGCGCGCATCGTCGGCGACGTCATGGGCAAGTACCACCCGCACGGCGACTCGGCGATCTACGACACGCTCGTCCGGCTGGCGCAGGACTTCTCGATGCGCCACCCGCTCGCCGACGGCCAGGGCAACTTCGGCTCGGTCGACGACGACCCCGCCGCGGCCATGCGGTACACGGAGGCGCGCCTGACGCGCCTCGCGATGGAGATGCTGCGCGACATCGACATGGACACGGTCGACTTCGTGCCCAACTACGACGGGCAGAACCAGGAGCCCGTCGTCCTCCCGTCGCGCTACCCGAACCTGCTGGTCAACGGCGGCACGGGCATCGCGGTCGGCATGGCCACCAACATCCCGCCGCACAACCTGCGCGAGGTCATCGACGCGACGATCGCGTTCATCGACGAGGGCATGGCGGGCTGGGACGACGTCGAGGTCGCCACCGCGTTGATGAAGCACATCAAGGGCCCGGACTTCCCGACGGGCGGCATCATCATGGGCTCGGCGGGCATCCGCGACGCCTATGAGACCGGGCGCGGCAAGGTGCGCGTCCGGGCCAAGGCCCACATCGAGGAGATCCACCAGGGCAAGGAGGCGATCATCGTCACCGAGCTGCCCTACGCGGTCAAGAAGGGCGGCGACACCGGCCTCATCACCAAGATCGCGGAGCTGGTGCGCGAGAAGAAGATCCCCGAGATCTCCGACCTGCGCGACGAGACCGACCGCCGCGGCATGCGCCTGGTGATCGAGCTCAAGCGCGCGGTCAACCCCAAGGTGGTGCTGAACAAGCTCTACAAGCACACGCCGATGCAGTCGACCTTCGGGGTCAACACGGTGGCCTTGGTCGACGGCGTTCCCAAGACGCTGTCGCTGAAGGGCCTGCTGTCGGCCTACGTCGCGCACCAGCGCGAGGTCGTCGTCCGCCGCGCGAAGTTCGAGCTGGCGCAGAAGGAAGCGCGCGCGCACGTGTTGGAGGGCTTGCTGATCGCCCTCGACAACCTCGACGCCGTCATCGAGGTGATCCGCCGGTCGCCGAACCGCGAGACCGCGCGTGAGGAGCTCGTCGCGACGTTCTCGCTGTCGCAGATCCAGGCGTCCGCGATCCTCGACCTGCGCCTGTCGCAGCTGACCGCGCTGGAGAGCGACGCGATCAAGCAGGAGCACGCCGACGTCATGGAGCGGATCACCGAGCTGCGCACGCTGCTCGGCGACGAGGCCAACGTCCTGGCGCTGATCAAGGAGGAGATGCTCGACATCGCCGAGCGCTTCCAGGACGAGCGCCGCACGACGATCGCGCCGTCCGAGGACGAGCTCGACATCGAGGACCTGATCGCCGACCAGCAGATGGTCATCACGATCACCAAGTCCGGGTACATCAAGCGCGTGCCGCTGGCGACCTACCGCCAGCAGCGCCGTGGTGGTGTGGGCATCAACGCCATGGACTTGAAGGACGGGGACTACATCGAGCACCTCTTCGTGTCCTCGACCCACGACTTCCTGCTCTTCTTCACCAACCGGGGCAAGGTCTACCGGTCGAAGGTGTACGAGCTGCCGGAGGGTCAGCGGACCGCGAAGGGCCGCGCACTGGTCAACATCCTGCCGTTGCGTGAGAACGAGCGCGTGCAGTCGGTGCTGTCGACGCGGGACTTCTCGGAGTCGCCGTTCCTGGTGTTCGCCACCAAGAAGGGCGTGATCAAGAAGACCAAGTTCCAGGCCTACAACACGCCGATCAAGGCCGACGGCATCATCGCCATCAAGATCCGCGACGACGACGAGCTGATCGCCGTCCGGCGGGTCGACGAGGGCGACGAGATCATGATGATCTCGAAGGTCGGCATGGCCGTGCGGTTCGAGGAGTCCGACGCGCGCGACATGGGCCGCGACACCGGCGGTGTGCGCGGCATGAACGTCGGCGACGACGGCGAGGTCATCGCCATGGACGTCGCGCGCGACGACATGGAGCTGCTGGTCGTGACCGAGGCCGGCTTCGGCAAGCGCACGAAGATCGACCAGTACCGCAAGACCGCGCGCGGGACCAAGGGCGTCATCACGATCAAGCTGACCGAGGCCAAGGGCGGCCTCGCCGGCGCGCTGGTCGTGCGGCCGCACCAGGAGCTGGTGTTCATCTCGCAGAACGGGCTGATCCAGCGGACCGGCGTCAAGGGTATCTCGCAGCAGGGCCGCAGCGCGACCGGCGTCAGGGTCATGTCCCCGCGCGAGGACGACAGGGTCAGCGCGATCGCGCTGATCGTCGAGTCCGAGGACGAGTCCGGCACGCCGACGCTGGACGTCGAAGGCGCCGAGGTCGGCGTCGAGCCGGTGGCCGGCGACGCGGACGTCGCCGAGGTCGCGGACGACCTTGCCGAAGAGGCAGACGGCGAGTCCGAAAGCGCCGAGTAG
- a CDS encoding DciA family protein, producing MASRRTPRRVGSSIGALTDQLAPRTTLAEAQRAWGQIAGPALAKNAEPTSERGGSLTITCRSSVWAQELDLMAPELIARLNDKLGEGRITALRCVAARPRR from the coding sequence ATGGCCTCACGGCGCACGCCGCGGCGGGTCGGGTCGTCGATCGGGGCGCTCACTGACCAGCTCGCGCCGCGGACGACGCTCGCCGAGGCGCAGCGGGCGTGGGGGCAGATCGCGGGTCCGGCGCTTGCCAAGAACGCCGAGCCGACCTCTGAGCGCGGTGGATCACTCACGATCACCTGCCGGTCGTCGGTGTGGGCGCAGGAGCTCGATCTGATGGCTCCGGAGCTGATCGCCAGGCTCAACGACAAGCTCGGCGAAGGGCGCATAACCGCGCTCCGCTGCGTCGCTGCGCGACCCCGCCGCTGA
- the pheA gene encoding prephenate dehydratase, translated as MSGAPLRLGFLGPAGTFTHAALAASWRSDGAEAVPFPTERETILAAERGEIDACLVPIENSIEGGVNASLDTLAFDAEGVSIVGEEVLPVTHALIARAGVAVEEITAVVSHPQPLGQCRRWLSEHLGDFRPIAATSTAEAVRLVSQSDEPHAAIGTTTAADLYGATVLASGIEDEHGNETRFLWLAPTPTNPFALPASAAGEGGGATPSASPAAGAASAPRLGAPKTSLVFHGAGDASPGWLVRCLSELAFRGINLTRIESRPLKRQLGHYLFFVDAEGDAADPAVAEAIERLRVHAEVVRVLGSYPRALR; from the coding sequence ATGAGCGGCGCGCCGCTGCGGCTCGGCTTCCTCGGTCCGGCCGGGACGTTCACGCACGCCGCGCTGGCGGCGTCCTGGCGCTCGGATGGGGCGGAGGCGGTGCCGTTCCCGACCGAGCGCGAGACGATCCTGGCCGCGGAGCGCGGCGAGATCGACGCGTGCCTCGTGCCGATCGAGAACTCGATCGAGGGCGGCGTCAACGCCTCGCTCGACACGCTCGCCTTCGACGCCGAGGGCGTCAGCATCGTGGGGGAGGAGGTGCTGCCGGTGACCCACGCGCTGATCGCCCGCGCGGGCGTGGCGGTCGAGGAGATCACCGCCGTCGTGTCGCACCCCCAGCCGCTCGGCCAGTGCCGCCGCTGGCTCTCCGAGCACCTCGGCGACTTCCGGCCGATCGCCGCGACCTCGACCGCCGAGGCCGTCCGCCTGGTCTCGCAGAGCGACGAGCCCCACGCCGCCATCGGCACGACGACCGCCGCCGACCTCTACGGCGCGACCGTCCTCGCCTCCGGCATCGAGGACGAGCACGGCAACGAGACCCGCTTCCTCTGGCTCGCACCCACGCCGACCAACCCCTTCGCCTTGCCCGCCTCCGCGGCCGGCGAAGGCGGCGGCGCGACGCCGTCTGCTTCGCCCGCGGCCGGCGCGGCTTCGGCGCCGCGGCTCGGCGCGCCGAAGACGTCGCTCGTGTTCCACGGGGCGGGCGATGCTTCGCCGGGCTGGCTCGTGCGGTGCCTGTCGGAGCTCGCGTTCCGGGGCATCAACCTGACGCGGATCGAGTCGCGGCCGCTCAAGCGGCAGTTGGGGCACTACCTGTTCTTCGTCGACGCCGAGGGCGATGCGGCCGATCCCGCCGTCGCCGAGGCGATCGAGCGGCTGCGCGTCCATGCCGAGGTCGTGCGCGTCCTCGGCTCCTACCCGCGCGCGCTGCGGTAG
- a CDS encoding DUF4446 family protein, which translates to MDSSTAGIVAIAACAVALAALVVGTVAVVRLRRLRADQRVLLGTGPTEDLVEHAARIEQEFRSLHAYVGDVAARLDGRLGTAEDRLDRAIAFRGLVRFDAYNEMSGQQSVAIALLDAEQSGIVLSSIHHRDQARLYVKHMVNGEPEYPLSPEEIEAVRVALAGEPPPTPPRLP; encoded by the coding sequence GTGGACAGCTCGACCGCAGGGATCGTCGCGATCGCGGCCTGCGCGGTGGCGCTGGCGGCGCTGGTCGTCGGCACGGTCGCGGTCGTCCGGCTGCGCCGGTTGCGCGCCGACCAGCGCGTCCTGCTCGGGACCGGGCCGACGGAGGACCTCGTCGAGCACGCGGCGCGCATCGAGCAGGAGTTCCGGTCGCTGCACGCCTACGTCGGCGACGTCGCGGCGCGGCTCGACGGCCGGCTCGGCACGGCCGAGGACCGCCTCGACCGCGCGATCGCGTTCCGCGGGCTGGTCCGGTTCGACGCCTACAACGAGATGTCGGGGCAGCAGTCGGTGGCGATCGCGCTGCTCGACGCCGAGCAGTCCGGGATCGTCCTGAGCTCGATCCACCATCGCGACCAGGCGCGGCTCTACGTCAAGCACATGGTCAACGGGGAGCCCGAGTACCCGCTGTCGCCCGAGGAGATCGAGGCGGTCCGGGTCGCGCTCGCGGGCGAGCCGCCGCCGACCCCGCCGCGCCTGCCATGA
- a CDS encoding HNH endonuclease: protein MLVLNASYEPINVCTVRRAVVLLLKSKAEVVDHATWELRSERAAMSRPVVIRLNTYIVVPRDTHRRKITRRAVFARDNWTCQYCGSRSNLTVDHVIPRSKGGGSTWDNIVASCAPCNRRKADHLPDKAGMHPKRVPAMPQPHVFIHVATPTIPAAWRQWLPEAA from the coding sequence GTGCTCGTCCTCAACGCCTCGTACGAACCGATCAACGTCTGCACGGTCCGTCGCGCGGTCGTCCTGTTGTTGAAGTCCAAGGCCGAGGTCGTCGACCACGCGACCTGGGAGCTGCGCTCCGAGCGCGCCGCGATGTCACGCCCCGTCGTGATCCGCCTCAACACCTACATCGTGGTCCCCCGCGACACCCACCGCAGGAAGATCACCCGCCGCGCGGTCTTCGCCCGCGACAACTGGACCTGTCAGTACTGCGGCTCCCGCAGCAACCTGACCGTCGACCACGTGATCCCCCGCTCCAAGGGCGGCGGCTCCACCTGGGACAACATCGTCGCCTCCTGCGCACCCTGCAACCGCCGCAAAGCCGACCACCTCCCCGACAAAGCCGGCATGCACCCCAAGCGCGTACCGGCCATGCCCCAACCCCACGTCTTCATCCACGTCGCCACGCCGACCATCCCGGCAGCCTGGCGTCAGTGGCTGCCCGAAGCCGCCTAG
- a CDS encoding serine/threonine-protein kinase codes for METAEHTTTTTQTASAEVVLDRYELHRRLGSGGFGAVWLARDLKLDRTVAVKRIPAPDAETAKRAQREATAAARLQHPAIVALHEAGSDDDHVYLVSELVRGATFARLLEEGALSDRDVVEIGVALCDALAHAHRRGIIHRDVKPLNILVPDAAGDGDGPPAKLTDFGVARIAGDDALTRTGDVVGTLAYMAPEQAEGGDVGAEADLYALGLCLYEGLAGVNPLRARGAGATARRIGQRLPPLGRLRRDLPLELCEAIDTAVWPHPEERGTLQDLKAALSTALADVDDEPGTIAGGALEPLAPVVPPQRTRLIERAATAAGAAALAAAALKWGPPGGAEPLVAPATGALGVALAALLLPRIVWVAMAVTTTVWLADVAPDRAWLVGAAVLPVPFLLRLASPVTWSVPALAPVMALGTVAGGFPAVAGRTGDVWTRAAVGALGAWATLLAEPLLHRTLVLGAPAASGGSDAVWSVLSAQSIALAGIWAAGAAILPFLVRGRLLVFDIVAATAWAAGLAAATQAALGTAPRGLIQGAILAAVLAILPRAQLRPRDAR; via the coding sequence GTGGAGACCGCGGAGCACACCACGACGACCACGCAGACGGCCTCCGCCGAGGTCGTCCTGGACCGCTACGAGCTCCACCGCCGCCTGGGCTCCGGCGGGTTCGGCGCGGTCTGGCTGGCGCGCGACCTGAAGCTCGACCGGACCGTCGCGGTCAAGCGGATCCCGGCGCCGGACGCCGAGACCGCCAAGCGCGCGCAGCGCGAAGCGACCGCCGCCGCGCGCTTGCAGCACCCCGCGATCGTCGCGCTGCACGAGGCGGGCTCCGACGACGACCACGTCTACCTCGTCTCCGAGCTGGTCCGGGGCGCGACGTTCGCGCGCCTGCTCGAGGAGGGCGCGCTGAGCGACCGCGACGTCGTCGAGATCGGCGTCGCGCTGTGCGACGCGCTCGCCCACGCCCACAGGCGCGGGATCATCCACCGCGACGTCAAGCCGCTGAACATCCTCGTCCCGGACGCCGCGGGTGACGGCGACGGGCCGCCCGCGAAGCTGACCGACTTCGGCGTCGCGCGGATCGCGGGCGACGACGCGCTCACGCGGACGGGCGACGTCGTCGGCACGCTCGCCTACATGGCGCCCGAGCAGGCCGAGGGCGGCGACGTCGGCGCGGAGGCCGACCTCTACGCGCTCGGGCTCTGCCTCTACGAGGGCCTGGCGGGCGTGAACCCCCTGCGCGCGCGGGGCGCGGGCGCGACCGCGCGCCGGATCGGCCAGCGCCTGCCGCCGCTGGGCCGCCTGCGCCGCGACCTGCCGCTCGAGCTCTGCGAGGCGATCGACACCGCGGTCTGGCCGCACCCCGAGGAGCGCGGGACGCTCCAGGACCTCAAGGCCGCGCTGAGCACCGCGCTGGCCGACGTCGACGACGAGCCCGGGACGATCGCCGGCGGCGCGCTGGAGCCGCTCGCGCCGGTCGTCCCACCGCAGCGCACCCGCCTGATCGAGCGCGCCGCGACCGCCGCCGGCGCCGCCGCGCTGGCCGCCGCCGCGCTGAAATGGGGCCCGCCCGGCGGCGCCGAGCCGCTCGTCGCGCCCGCGACCGGCGCGCTGGGAGTCGCGCTCGCCGCGCTGCTGCTCCCGCGGATCGTCTGGGTCGCGATGGCGGTCACGACGACCGTGTGGCTGGCGGACGTCGCGCCCGACCGCGCGTGGCTGGTCGGGGCGGCGGTCCTCCCGGTGCCGTTCCTGCTGCGGCTCGCCTCGCCGGTGACGTGGTCGGTCCCCGCGCTGGCGCCGGTGATGGCCCTCGGGACCGTCGCGGGCGGCTTCCCGGCGGTCGCGGGCCGGACCGGCGACGTGTGGACGCGCGCCGCGGTGGGTGCCCTCGGCGCATGGGCGACGCTCCTCGCAGAACCGCTGCTGCACCGGACGCTGGTCCTCGGCGCGCCCGCCGCGAGCGGCGGCAGCGACGCGGTCTGGTCGGTCCTGAGCGCGCAGTCGATCGCGCTGGCCGGGATCTGGGCGGCGGGCGCCGCGATCCTCCCGTTCCTGGTCCGTGGCCGGCTGCTGGTGTTCGACATCGTCGCCGCGACCGCCTGGGCGGCGGGCCTGGCGGCCGCCACGCAGGCCGCGCTCGGCACCGCGCCGCGCGGGTTGATCCAGGGTGCGATCCTCGCCGCGGTGCTCGCGATCCTGCCCCGAGCGCAACTCCGCCCGCGCGACGCGCGTTGA
- the gyrB gene encoding DNA topoisomerase (ATP-hydrolyzing) subunit B produces MANENGKNDRQGSASYGAQDITVLEGLEAVRKRPGMYIGSTGIRGLHHLVYEVVDNSVDEALAGFGGRVDVTIHPDNSVTVRDEGRGIPVGIVEREGRPAVEVVLTVLHAGGKFGDGGGYKVSGGLHGVGVSVVNALSETVRVDVRVDGHHWVQEYDRGKPRYDLKKGEPLAKGEPTGTTITYLPDAEVFETLEHEFQVLEQRLRETAYLTRGLRITLTDERAGGKKVEFHFEGGIEDFVSYLNENKEPLGRKVIFFEGESPEGYVEIAMQWNGSYQESVFSFANNINTHEGGTHLSGFRSALTRTLNRYAREKGILKEKDDNLSGEDVREGLTAVISAKLADPQFEGQTKTKLGNPGIEGFVASVVNAKLAEFLEENPQEGNAIIRKAVQAAQARSAARKARDLTRRKSALENSPLPGKLADCSVKDPSLTEIFVVEGDSAGGSAKQGRDRNTQAVLPLRGKILNVEKARIDRVLKNNEIQALITALGTGIRDEFDIEKARYHKVVLMTDADVDGAHIRTLVLTLLFREMPELIEAGYIYIAKPPLYKLKQGRNERYIEKESELEDVLLSDKFEKINVFDRSENEFKLTEARWQRYTRLLKQFEGWASSLRAEHGHEAVRFLGEAGLLDDQAANLAAVVASLEKNDPSRPHETHVVESDDEVLVVKAVERKTGLAQTHRLPRSMFESNDYVQFIKVNAQLVDLAGAPPFSVSLGDKSDQAYSFEALRTAVLEVSRRGINVQRFKGLGEMNADQLRETTMDPATRTLQQVSVEDATEADRLFTMLMGDVVEPRREFIEQNARAVVNLDV; encoded by the coding sequence ATGGCGAACGAGAACGGCAAGAACGACCGCCAGGGCTCGGCCTCCTACGGAGCCCAGGACATCACCGTCCTCGAGGGCCTCGAGGCGGTCCGCAAGCGCCCCGGCATGTACATCGGGTCGACGGGCATCCGCGGCCTGCACCACCTCGTCTACGAGGTGGTCGACAACTCGGTGGACGAGGCCCTCGCGGGCTTCGGCGGGCGCGTGGACGTCACGATCCACCCCGACAACAGCGTCACCGTGCGCGACGAGGGCCGCGGCATCCCGGTCGGCATCGTCGAGAGGGAGGGCCGCCCCGCGGTCGAGGTCGTCCTGACCGTGCTCCACGCCGGCGGCAAGTTCGGCGACGGCGGCGGCTACAAGGTGTCCGGCGGCCTGCACGGCGTCGGCGTCTCGGTCGTCAACGCGCTGTCGGAGACCGTGAGGGTCGACGTCCGCGTCGACGGCCACCACTGGGTCCAGGAGTACGACAGGGGCAAGCCGCGCTACGACCTCAAGAAGGGCGAGCCGCTCGCCAAGGGTGAGCCGACCGGCACGACGATCACGTACCTGCCGGACGCCGAGGTCTTCGAGACACTGGAGCACGAGTTCCAGGTCCTCGAGCAGCGCCTGCGTGAGACCGCCTACCTCACGCGCGGCCTGCGCATCACGCTCACCGACGAGCGCGCCGGCGGCAAGAAGGTCGAGTTCCACTTCGAGGGCGGCATCGAGGACTTCGTCTCGTACTTGAACGAGAACAAGGAGCCGCTCGGCAGGAAGGTCATCTTCTTCGAGGGCGAGTCCCCCGAGGGCTACGTCGAGATCGCCATGCAGTGGAACGGCTCCTACCAGGAGTCGGTCTTCTCGTTCGCCAACAACATCAACACGCACGAGGGCGGCACGCACCTCTCGGGCTTCCGGTCGGCGCTCACGCGCACGCTCAACCGGTACGCCAGGGAGAAGGGCATCCTCAAGGAGAAGGACGACAACCTCTCCGGCGAGGACGTGCGCGAGGGCCTGACCGCGGTGATCTCGGCCAAGCTCGCCGACCCGCAGTTCGAGGGCCAGACCAAGACCAAGCTCGGCAACCCGGGCATCGAGGGCTTCGTCGCCTCGGTCGTCAACGCCAAGCTCGCCGAGTTCCTGGAGGAGAACCCCCAGGAGGGCAACGCGATCATCCGCAAGGCCGTCCAGGCCGCGCAGGCCCGCTCGGCCGCGCGCAAGGCCCGCGACCTGACGCGCCGCAAGAGCGCGCTGGAGAACTCGCCGCTGCCGGGCAAGCTCGCCGACTGCTCGGTCAAGGACCCGTCGCTGACCGAGATCTTCGTGGTCGAGGGCGACTCCGCGGGCGGCTCCGCCAAGCAGGGCCGCGACCGCAACACGCAGGCGGTACTCCCGCTGCGCGGCAAGATCCTCAACGTCGAGAAGGCGCGGATCGACCGCGTCCTCAAGAACAACGAGATCCAGGCGTTGATCACGGCGCTCGGCACGGGGATCCGCGACGAGTTCGACATCGAGAAGGCGCGCTACCACAAGGTCGTGCTGATGACGGACGCCGACGTCGACGGCGCGCACATCCGCACGCTGGTCCTGACGCTGCTGTTCCGCGAGATGCCCGAGCTGATCGAGGCCGGCTACATCTACATCGCCAAGCCGCCGCTGTACAAGCTCAAGCAGGGCCGCAACGAGCGCTACATCGAGAAGGAGTCGGAGCTGGAGGACGTCCTGCTCTCCGACAAGTTCGAGAAGATCAACGTCTTCGATCGCTCCGAGAACGAGTTCAAGCTGACCGAGGCCCGCTGGCAGCGCTACACGCGCTTGCTGAAGCAGTTCGAGGGCTGGGCGTCGTCGCTGCGCGCCGAGCACGGCCACGAGGCCGTCCGGTTCCTCGGCGAGGCCGGGCTGCTCGACGACCAGGCGGCGAACCTCGCCGCGGTCGTCGCGTCGCTGGAGAAGAACGACCCCTCGCGCCCGCACGAGACGCACGTCGTCGAGTCCGACGACGAGGTGCTCGTCGTCAAGGCAGTCGAGCGCAAGACCGGGCTCGCGCAGACGCACCGCCTCCCGCGGTCGATGTTCGAGTCCAACGACTACGTCCAGTTCATCAAGGTCAACGCGCAGCTCGTCGACCTCGCCGGCGCGCCGCCGTTCAGCGTGTCGCTGGGCGACAAGTCCGACCAGGCCTACTCGTTCGAGGCGCTGCGCACCGCGGTGCTCGAGGTCTCGCGCCGCGGCATCAACGTCCAGCGCTTCAAGGGGCTGGGCGAGATGAACGCCGACCAGCTGCGTGAGACGACGATGGACCCGGCGACCCGGACGCTGCAGCAGGTGAGCGTCGAGGACGCCACCGAGGCGGACCGGTTGTTCACCATGTTGATGGGCGACGTCGTGGAGCCGCGCCGCGAGTTCATCGAGCAGAACGCGCGCGCCGTCGTGAACCTCGACGTCTAG
- a CDS encoding FhaA domain-containing protein produces MSVLRNLEEKIAGLVEGTFGRVFRSEVRPVELARKLAKEMDEHRTVSVSRTYVPNEYVVWLSPQDRERYEGVEQSVIDELGAYLLEHARRERLALVSKPQIEFRTDDRLALGEFGIQARLIEPYGAGGSASSEAPAARPADMGHTMVYSTSARHQDALEDVGSGAGVGRRRAIVVVNGKRLLVPPQGALIGRSREADIVVDDTNVSRRHAELLPGGNGWRIQDLGSTNGVRVNGRQVDGPHPLESGDRIELGTVTVTFEVE; encoded by the coding sequence ATGAGCGTTCTCCGCAACCTCGAAGAGAAGATCGCCGGCCTCGTCGAGGGGACGTTCGGTCGCGTCTTCCGCAGCGAGGTCCGGCCCGTCGAGCTGGCCCGCAAGCTGGCCAAGGAGATGGACGAGCACCGCACGGTCTCGGTCTCCCGCACCTACGTCCCCAACGAGTACGTCGTCTGGCTGTCGCCCCAGGACCGGGAGCGCTACGAGGGCGTGGAGCAGTCCGTCATCGACGAGCTCGGTGCCTACCTGCTGGAGCACGCGCGCCGCGAGCGGCTCGCGCTGGTCTCCAAGCCGCAGATCGAGTTCCGGACCGACGACCGCCTCGCGCTCGGCGAGTTCGGCATCCAGGCGCGCCTGATCGAGCCGTACGGGGCGGGTGGGTCCGCATCCTCGGAAGCGCCGGCCGCGAGGCCCGCCGACATGGGCCACACGATGGTCTACTCGACCTCGGCCCGCCACCAGGACGCGCTCGAGGACGTCGGCTCCGGCGCCGGCGTGGGCCGCCGCCGCGCGATCGTCGTCGTCAACGGCAAGCGCCTGCTCGTCCCGCCGCAGGGCGCGTTGATCGGCCGCAGCCGCGAGGCCGACATCGTCGTCGACGACACCAACGTCTCCCGCCGCCACGCCGAGCTGCTGCCCGGCGGCAACGGCTGGCGGATCCAGGACCTCGGCTCGACCAACGGCGTGCGCGTCAACGGCCGCCAGGTCGACGGCCCGCACCCGCTGGAGTCCGGCGACAGGATCGAGCTCGGCACCGTCACCGTCACGTTCGAGGTCGAGTGA